The Quercus robur chromosome 3, dhQueRobu3.1, whole genome shotgun sequence DNA segment tgggggtactttggtcattttttgggtttagggggtactttggtcatttttaggtttcggggttattttggtcatttttaggttttgatggtattttggtcattttttttgggttttgagggtatttaggtaatttttttgggttttgggggtattttggtcattttttaggttttggaggtattttggtcattttttaggttttggggggcattttggtaatttttaggtttcgggggtattttggtcattttttgagttttgggtgtattttggtcatttttttgggtttcaggggtattttggtcattttagagatttttgaggtattttggtcattttagtggttatTAAGcatatttggtaattttagagatatcaagggtattttggtcattttagaggtttcatgggtattttgctaattttagagattttggggataattttggatgtccaagggtatactggtaattttggaagattaggggtatttgcatcattttaggtatttatgagtattttggaggtcaagagggtattcaagtagttttagaggtatttgggtcatattaggttaaatgggtgggttactaattaaatgggttgggttgataatggataattaatttatatataaacgagttataaatggataaatgggtaATTATACACTCAACCTATTTATAACTCAACccgcccatttgccacccctacgTAGGGCACCTCTCTCCCCAAGATATACACTTTCGACACAGTCGAAGATTTCTAGTAGTACCTTTTCAACCTTCCTAAACTATTCCcttttttctgtctattttttttttttttttttcatgatttgggttcctcttcatctttcccttctttcatttttatttttgtctggATAAGAAGTGCAAATATAGCTTGCTGTTAAAGGAGGATTTTATTTGTTAGATATAGATAGGTTGTGTATTAATTCATTTGTTAGATCTAACTGTTTAATATACATGACCTTGGAACTTGATGGAACAAAGCTTTTGGAGTTGTATGCATGTAGAATCAAAAGAATGTCTTTACATGGATTTGAGAATGGTAAGCAGGTTATCATGGAAGGGATCTGATATGTGCTCAAGAAGGTTCTGTACAGGACCCTTACCAGTCAAAGCTGCTTGTGTGTAAAAGCCTAACCAAGCAACCATAGCTAAGCgcccattttttatttctttcaccTTCAGCTCCTCAAAAGCTACAGGATCATGAGAGAGGTTCAAGGGATCAAAAAGTGCTCCTCCTGGATAATTGATATCACTTGGCAAGAAAATGCCAAGAGGCTCCAACTCCTCAATCCCACAAAATCTTG contains these protein-coding regions:
- the LOC126718005 gene encoding chlorophyll a-b binding protein 7, chloroplastic-like; protein product: MLASLGVLVPEVLDILGAFHFVEPVWWRVGYSKLQGDTLDYLGIPGLHLAGGQGVIVIAICQALLMVGPEYARFCGIEELEPLGIFLPSDINYPGGALFDPLNLSHDPVAFEELKVKEIKNGRLAMVAWLGFYTQAALTGKGPVQNLLEHISDPFHDNLLTILKSM